CGACGCCGGAGCGGATAGCTATACGATCGACCTCGGTGGCCGGGCCGTATTCACAGCAAGTGACATTGTTAATCAATCGGAAGACGCTGTAGTCTACCGTTCAACCGATGGTGACGAGACCTTATACCTTACGCTAATTAACCAGCAGCCACGCACCGACGCCCCTAGGGGCTCGGTTGGAATGGGCTTATTTCAGCGGAACGTTTTTCCTCAAGGAGGACAAGGCGTTCAAGAATCCGACATCCTCTACTTCGTGTACGGTTTCGAAACTCTGGGCGACGCGATGCCGCGCACCGGCCAGTTGCGTTACACCACATCAATGATTGGATTACGAACATCACGCTCGCAAAATCCGTTGAGTTACTTTGGAGAGGGCGAGTTCCTCGTCGATCTCGCGACCGGCTATTTCACGGCAAGCAGCGAGGCGGAACGATATGACTTGGTCAAAGAAGAGGAATTGGTGGGCACAGCGACATGGTCAGCTGCCGGTCAACTTTCTTCGGTGTCATCGTCATTTTCCGGGTTCTTCACTTTCGCTGGGCTGACCGGTGAATTGGATGGTAGCTTCTTCGGCGAGGATGCTGGAGAATTGGGTCTTACCTTTTCTGGAACTGATGAACTGGGAAGTTCCGTGAGTGGCGCGATGATTGGGCAACGCGACGGCCCGTCAATGGTGAATCAGACGCTGGTTGCTCTCTTGGAGGAAGAAACTTTCTTGGCGCCAGCTCAGGGTCTTTTTGCCGGAGCGCTTGCGAATGGAGTGCCCCACCGCGGTACGACCGGTTCTCCCTTGAGCCTCACCATCGATCTAGAAGGTAACATTTACTACGATGACACCTGGTCGTGGTTTACCCCGATGAATTTCGATGCTTCGTCATCCGAAGTCACCCAGGATGGCAGTATCATCAGGTATATAGAACGCGATCGCGGTGGCAACGCGGTTTTGTTTCTTAACAACGCGGTCTCGCCCAGTGGTGTCGCCCTCTCGTACATGAATTTTGGTTCGATGCGTATGCAGGACGAATTCAACGGCGGCTTATATGAAATTCGTAGAGCCTTTATATACGGCTTTAAAACACCGGACTTCTTGCTACGTGCTAGAACGGGCACAGCGAGCTATTCGGGCATTGTCTACGGCACAGCGAATACCGAAAGCGCAAGTCGCTACTTTACTGCATCTGGAACATCATCGTTTGTAATCGATTTTAAAAGCGGCAATGTGGATGGCAGTTTTGACGTGATCATTGTCGACGATGCTTCGGGTGAGCGATTTTTTCTTGGCCAATATACTGTCGATACGGCGTTACGGGATACAAGAAACCAGTTTTACGGCTCGGTGGACTCGGGGGGATCTTCAGTCGGCGCTTTCGACGGATATTTGTTTGGTCCGATCGGACAAGAGCTTGGTGGAAGTTTTCAACTCACTGCCCCGGACGTTGTCGATGATGAAGATGTCTGGGTACAGGGCATTGTCGCAGCGACGGAGGATCGTTAACCGCGCGCCTCGCAGCGTGACTTAAGCGCAGCGACAGGGTAGCTGCTCCACATCGGTTTCAAACGAAATCAGCGGAGTATCCCATGCGCCTTGCCAAGCTAGCACTCGCCTGTTCCATCCCCGCGCTCGCCCTGGCGGCGTGCGTGACTGCGCCTGCCGCCGAGGAAATGGCCGAGGCGCAGACCGACATGATGGCGGACGCGGGCTACGACCCGCAGGCGCAGCTGGCGAAGCTGGCGGTGATCGAGATGGCGCCGGACACGTCCTATCTCACGGCGGAGGAAGTGCAGGTGGTGAACCTGCTGATCGATGCCAGCCGCTACATGTCCGAGATTTACCTGCGGCAGCGCGATCCGAACAATCCGCAGGTGCGCGAGGCGCTGGCGCGCAATCGCCGCGCGGACCAGCCGCTGCTGCTGCAATTGTTCGACCGCAATTTCGGCAGCTGGGATTCGCTCGCCGAGCTGCATCCTTTCTGGGGCGCGGAGCCGATGCCGCTGGGCGCAGGCTTCTATCCCGCCGACATGACGCGCGAGGAGCTGGACGGCTACATCGCCGCCAACCCCGCGCAGAAGGACGAACTGCTCAGCCCCTACACCGTGGTGCGGCGCGACGGGGACCGGCTGGTCGCCGTGCCTTATTCGGTCGAGTACAAGGAGTGGCTGGAGCCTGCCGCGCAGAAGCTGGAGCAGGCCGCCGCCATCACCACCAATCCCAGCCTGAAGCGTTTCCTGACCCTGCGTGCGGAGAGCTTCCGGACGGACGATTACTTCGAGAGCGAGATGGCGTGGATGGACCTGTCCGGCACGCCCATCGAAGTCGCGATCGGGCCGTACGAGGTTTATACCGACCGGCTGATGGGCACGAAAACCGCGTTCGAAAGCTTCGTGACGCTGAAGGACCCGCAGGCCTCCGCCGCGCTGGCGAAATACAAGAATTACCTGCGCGACATGGAAGCGAACCTGCCGATCGAGGATCGCTACAAGAATTTCCAGCGCGGGTTCGAGAGCCCCATCGCCGTGGCGGACCAGATCCAGGGCGGCGGGGACAATGTGCCCGGCGTGCAGACCATCGCCTTCAACCTGCCCAATGACGAGCGGGTGCGCGAGGCGAAGGGCGCGAAGAAGGTGATCCTGGCCAATGTGCTTGGCGCGAAATACGATCGCATCCTGCAGCCCATGGCCGGCGTGGTGCTGAAGCCGCAGCAGGCGGGGCTGGTGCGCAAGTTCTACATGGAGAACTTCACGTTGTTCCACGAACTGTCCCACTCGCTGGGGCCGGGCACCATCATGGTGGCGGGCCGCGAGACGACAGTGAATGCCGAACTGCGCGACCAGTATTCCGCGCTGGAGGAGAGCAAGGCGGACGTCATGGGGATCTGGAACA
This genomic interval from Paraurantiacibacter namhicola contains the following:
- a CDS encoding transferrin-binding protein-like solute binding protein; this translates as MQISKIFVALIASAGLAACGGGGGPGGGGGGVVSTPAPTPTPTPTPVANTDVGNLVTSERFSSLASSHQVTFDLPSGEAKGSSTAQVQTSITYDAGADSYTIDLGGRAVFTASDIVNQSEDAVVYRSTDGDETLYLTLINQQPRTDAPRGSVGMGLFQRNVFPQGGQGVQESDILYFVYGFETLGDAMPRTGQLRYTTSMIGLRTSRSQNPLSYFGEGEFLVDLATGYFTASSEAERYDLVKEEELVGTATWSAAGQLSSVSSSFSGFFTFAGLTGELDGSFFGEDAGELGLTFSGTDELGSSVSGAMIGQRDGPSMVNQTLVALLEEETFLAPAQGLFAGALANGVPHRGTTGSPLSLTIDLEGNIYYDDTWSWFTPMNFDASSSEVTQDGSIIRYIERDRGGNAVLFLNNAVSPSGVALSYMNFGSMRMQDEFNGGLYEIRRAFIYGFKTPDFLLRARTGTASYSGIVYGTANTESASRYFTASGTSSFVIDFKSGNVDGSFDVIIVDDASGERFFLGQYTVDTALRDTRNQFYGSVDSGGSSVGAFDGYLFGPIGQELGGSFQLTAPDVVDDEDVWVQGIVAATEDR
- a CDS encoding dipeptidyl-peptidase 3 family protein, translated to MRLAKLALACSIPALALAACVTAPAAEEMAEAQTDMMADAGYDPQAQLAKLAVIEMAPDTSYLTAEEVQVVNLLIDASRYMSEIYLRQRDPNNPQVREALARNRRADQPLLLQLFDRNFGSWDSLAELHPFWGAEPMPLGAGFYPADMTREELDGYIAANPAQKDELLSPYTVVRRDGDRLVAVPYSVEYKEWLEPAAQKLEQAAAITTNPSLKRFLTLRAESFRTDDYFESEMAWMDLSGTPIEVAIGPYEVYTDRLMGTKTAFESFVTLKDPQASAALAKYKNYLRDMEANLPIEDRYKNFQRGFESPIAVADQIQGGGDNVPGVQTIAFNLPNDERVREAKGAKKVILANVLGAKYDRILQPMAGVVLKPQQAGLVRKFYMENFTLFHELSHSLGPGTIMVAGRETTVNAELRDQYSALEESKADVMGIWNILYMMERGELPANEKPELFATYFTGLFRSMRFGIEAAHGKGAAAQYGFLREAGAFTYDAAAQRYVIDNARMETAIGQLLTMELMLQATGDYEGTKAFFARYAVLDQPALDAIARMDSIPVDILPVYPKSL